A part of Candidatus Binatia bacterium genomic DNA contains:
- a CDS encoding efflux RND transporter permease subunit has protein sequence MKLAEICIRRPVFATMLVLLFVVLGAMSYTRLGVDLFPNVDFPITSISTTLKGASVEEVETRVTKPIEEAVNEIQGIDELSSTTREGVSRVLVQFHLERDNADAAQDVRDKVAIVMAQLPEGVDPPVVVKFDLDASPIMRIAVSGDRDPREITEIARKRIKEDIETLTGVGSVTIIGGEERAIQIYVDTDKLDAYGLAIADVRRALVAQNVELPGGRVDQGSRELVLRTLGRVERVEDFNDLIVGTLGTRPIMLRDIATVVNGSEEPRSYASLDGRPAVTLEVRKQSGSNSVAVVDRVKQRLSELRETIPPDIHYEVVKDQSRFIVNSIEEAEFHLILGAILVALSTIVFMGDLRSTLIAAVAIPTSIISTFTALWMLGFTINNLTLLALILSVGIVIDDAVVVLENIYRRIEEKGESPFEAAINGTREIGLAVMATTLSLVVIFVPIAFMSGRTGRFFNEFGITTAVAILFSMLISFTLTPMLCSRFLKVKKGHTSAKERGFYRLIDRSYGWILEWSLRHRWAIVLISILTMCATVPLFQAVGKDFLPRDDQSEFEVTVQTPEGYTLERSAATFQELADRLRALRGVEHTLVTIGDTTGLVAAGEGDVTEGTIYVRMKELDERDFSQFDVMADARAILAEYPDLRTSVQAVNMFGGGARMSDFEFDLVGPEIEKLEQYSSAIMDEMRKVPGFVDIDSTLALRKPEVRVHIDRKKAADLGIRVEDIAATLRTLVGGEPVTKYKEADEQYDVWLRASLPNRTDPHAIYNLAVARPNGELVRLSNLVTLDEARGPAQIDRFSRQRKVTIVANLEGIALGDAIKRVDEIVAKLDLPQLYSIRYANRAKSLAETGTNFTIAFALSIVFMYMILAAQFESFLHPITIMLSLPLSIPFALLSLLLLNETLNVYSVLGLFMLFGIVKKNGILQVDYTNTLRAEGMPRDEAIITANHVRLRPILMTTVMLVLGMIPIALGRGPGAATRASMANVIVGGQTLCLLLTLLVTPVAYSLFDDLGRILRTSTTLARIRELASRARESLGNALPASGNGRHRA, from the coding sequence GTGAAGCTCGCCGAGATCTGCATCCGCCGGCCGGTCTTCGCGACCATGCTGGTGCTGCTGTTCGTCGTGCTGGGCGCGATGTCCTACACGCGCCTCGGCGTCGATCTCTTCCCGAACGTCGACTTCCCGATCACCAGCATCTCGACGACGCTCAAGGGGGCGTCCGTCGAGGAGGTCGAGACGCGCGTCACCAAGCCGATCGAGGAAGCGGTCAACGAGATCCAGGGCATCGACGAGCTGAGCTCGACGACCCGCGAGGGCGTGTCGCGCGTGCTCGTGCAGTTCCACCTCGAGCGCGACAACGCCGACGCCGCGCAGGACGTCCGCGACAAGGTCGCGATCGTCATGGCGCAGCTTCCGGAGGGTGTCGACCCGCCGGTGGTCGTCAAGTTCGACCTCGACGCGTCGCCGATCATGCGCATCGCGGTGTCCGGCGACCGCGATCCGCGCGAGATCACCGAGATCGCGCGCAAGCGCATCAAGGAGGACATCGAGACCCTGACCGGTGTCGGCTCGGTGACGATCATCGGCGGCGAGGAGCGTGCGATCCAGATCTACGTCGACACCGACAAGCTCGATGCGTACGGGCTGGCGATCGCCGACGTGCGCCGCGCGCTCGTCGCGCAGAACGTCGAGCTGCCCGGCGGCCGCGTCGACCAGGGCTCGCGCGAGCTCGTGCTGCGCACGCTGGGGCGCGTGGAGCGGGTCGAGGACTTCAACGACCTGATCGTCGGCACGCTCGGCACGCGTCCGATCATGCTGCGCGACATCGCGACGGTGGTGAACGGCTCGGAGGAGCCGCGCTCCTACGCGAGCCTCGACGGACGTCCGGCGGTGACGCTCGAGGTCCGCAAGCAGTCCGGCTCGAACAGCGTCGCGGTGGTCGACCGCGTCAAGCAACGCCTGAGCGAGCTGCGCGAGACCATTCCGCCCGACATCCACTACGAGGTGGTCAAGGATCAGAGCCGCTTCATCGTGAACTCGATCGAGGAAGCGGAGTTCCACCTGATCCTGGGCGCCATCCTGGTCGCGCTGTCGACCATCGTCTTCATGGGCGATCTGCGCTCGACGCTGATCGCCGCGGTCGCGATCCCGACCTCGATCATCTCGACCTTCACCGCTCTCTGGATGCTCGGCTTCACGATCAACAACCTCACCCTGCTGGCGCTGATCCTCTCGGTCGGCATCGTCATCGACGACGCGGTCGTGGTGCTCGAGAACATCTACCGCCGCATCGAGGAGAAGGGCGAGTCGCCGTTCGAGGCCGCGATCAACGGCACGCGCGAGATCGGGCTCGCCGTCATGGCGACGACGCTGTCGCTGGTCGTGATCTTCGTGCCGATCGCCTTCATGTCCGGCCGCACCGGGCGCTTCTTCAACGAGTTCGGCATCACGACGGCGGTCGCGATCCTGTTCTCGATGCTGATCTCGTTCACGCTCACGCCGATGCTGTGCTCGCGCTTCCTCAAGGTGAAGAAGGGGCACACGTCGGCCAAGGAGCGCGGCTTCTATCGCCTGATCGACCGCAGCTACGGCTGGATCCTCGAGTGGTCGCTGCGCCACCGCTGGGCCATCGTGCTGATTTCTATCTTGACGATGTGCGCGACGGTCCCGCTGTTCCAGGCCGTGGGCAAGGACTTCCTGCCACGTGACGACCAGAGCGAGTTCGAGGTCACGGTGCAGACGCCCGAGGGCTACACGCTCGAGCGCAGCGCCGCGACCTTCCAGGAGCTCGCCGACCGCCTCCGCGCGCTGCGCGGCGTCGAGCACACCCTGGTCACGATCGGCGACACGACGGGTCTCGTCGCCGCCGGCGAGGGCGACGTCACCGAAGGCACGATCTACGTCCGCATGAAGGAGCTCGACGAACGCGACTTCTCGCAGTTCGACGTCATGGCGGACGCGCGCGCGATCCTCGCCGAGTACCCCGACCTCCGCACCAGCGTGCAGGCCGTGAACATGTTCGGCGGCGGCGCGCGCATGTCGGACTTCGAGTTCGATCTCGTCGGACCGGAGATCGAGAAGCTCGAGCAGTACTCGAGCGCCATCATGGACGAGATGCGCAAGGTCCCGGGCTTCGTCGACATCGACTCGACGCTCGCGCTGCGCAAGCCCGAGGTGCGCGTCCACATCGACCGCAAGAAGGCTGCCGATCTCGGCATCCGCGTCGAGGACATCGCCGCGACGCTGCGCACGCTGGTCGGCGGCGAGCCGGTCACCAAGTACAAGGAGGCGGACGAGCAGTACGACGTCTGGCTGCGCGCTTCGCTGCCGAACCGCACCGACCCGCACGCGATCTACAACCTCGCGGTCGCGCGTCCGAACGGCGAGCTGGTGCGGCTCTCGAACCTGGTGACGCTCGACGAGGCGCGCGGGCCAGCGCAGATCGACCGCTTCTCGCGTCAGCGCAAGGTGACCATCGTCGCCAATCTCGAGGGCATCGCGCTCGGCGACGCGATCAAGCGCGTCGACGAGATCGTCGCGAAGCTCGACCTGCCGCAGCTCTACTCGATCCGCTACGCGAACCGCGCGAAGTCGCTCGCCGAGACGGGTACCAACTTCACGATCGCCTTCGCGCTGAGCATCGTGTTCATGTACATGATCCTCGCCGCGCAGTTCGAGAGCTTCCTGCATCCGATCACGATCATGCTCTCGCTGCCGCTCTCGATCCCGTTCGCGCTGCTCTCGCTGCTGCTGCTGAACGAGACGCTGAACGTCTACTCGGTGCTCGGGCTCTTCATGCTGTTCGGCATCGTCAAGAAGAACGGCATCCTGCAGGTCGACTACACGAACACGCTGCGCGCCGAGGGCATGCCGCGCGACGAGGCGATCATCACCGCGAACCACGTGCGGCTCCGCCCGATCCTGATGACCACCGTCATGCTGGTCCTCGGCATGATCCCGATCGCGCTCGGGCGCGGTCCCGGCGCGGCGACGCGCGCGTCGATGGCGAATGTCATCGTCGGCGGGCAGACGCTCTGTCTGCTCTTGACGCTGCTCGTGACGCCGGTGGCCTACTCGCTGTTCGACGACCTGGGACGCATCTTGCGCACATCGACGACGCTCGCGCGGATTCGCGAGCTCGCGAGCCGCGCGCGGGAGTCGCTCGGCAACGCGCTGCCGGCGTCGGGGAACGGCCGCCACCGCGCCTGA
- a CDS encoding efflux RND transporter periplasmic adaptor subunit, with amino-acid sequence MSTAMLRFVTATTLLATLAALGGCSSEPRSASGAADAARQAGGARAETITVTVEPVAIERVERTVDFVGTLYADAEAEVATEVDGRLLTIDADLGDHVEEGQVLATLDGATLEAQLREATATLQKTTQEEQRARRLKEQGVMSQQEYDTIASAHDVALAKRDVLAIQLGHTKIRAPFSGRIAKRLVDVGNYVRVGTPIFVLVADDPLRLRGEVPERFAADLQIGQEVRGAVEAYPGEVIRGKLTRISAAADPKSRALTVEAVVPNADGRLKVGFFCKAEILTRTNAEAIVVPVEALVDFAGVTRVFVIDDEGTAHSRQVETGLRIGPRVEVVSGLRPEERVATSALARLTDGAKVQVRGAVVQRSGDGATAASDATARGGVSGASDATAHGSDTRPETRS; translated from the coding sequence GTGAGCACCGCGATGCTTCGCTTCGTCACCGCGACGACGCTGCTCGCGACGCTCGCGGCCCTCGGCGGCTGCTCGTCGGAGCCGAGGAGCGCGAGCGGCGCAGCCGACGCGGCACGGCAGGCCGGTGGCGCCCGGGCGGAGACGATCACGGTGACGGTCGAGCCGGTCGCCATCGAGCGCGTCGAGCGCACCGTCGACTTCGTCGGCACGCTCTACGCCGATGCCGAGGCCGAGGTCGCGACCGAGGTCGACGGACGCCTGCTCACGATCGACGCCGACCTCGGCGACCACGTCGAGGAGGGACAGGTCCTCGCGACGCTCGACGGCGCGACGCTCGAGGCGCAGCTCCGCGAGGCGACCGCGACGCTGCAGAAGACGACGCAGGAGGAGCAGCGCGCGCGCCGGCTCAAGGAGCAGGGCGTGATGTCGCAGCAGGAGTACGACACGATCGCGAGCGCGCACGACGTCGCGCTCGCAAAGCGCGACGTGCTCGCGATCCAGCTCGGGCACACGAAGATCCGCGCGCCCTTCTCCGGACGCATCGCCAAGCGCCTCGTCGACGTCGGCAACTACGTGCGCGTCGGCACGCCGATCTTCGTGCTCGTCGCCGACGATCCGCTGCGGCTGCGCGGCGAGGTGCCCGAGCGCTTCGCCGCCGACCTGCAGATCGGCCAGGAGGTGCGCGGCGCGGTCGAGGCGTATCCCGGCGAGGTGATCCGCGGGAAGCTGACGCGCATCAGCGCCGCCGCGGATCCGAAGAGCCGCGCCCTCACCGTGGAGGCGGTCGTGCCGAACGCCGACGGACGGCTCAAGGTCGGCTTCTTCTGCAAGGCGGAGATCCTGACGCGCACGAACGCCGAGGCGATCGTCGTGCCGGTCGAGGCGCTGGTCGACTTCGCCGGCGTGACGCGCGTGTTCGTGATCGACGACGAGGGCACGGCGCACTCGCGCCAGGTCGAGACCGGGCTGCGGATCGGGCCGCGCGTCGAGGTGGTGTCGGGCCTGCGTCCCGAGGAGCGGGTCGCGACCAGCGCCCTCGCGCGCCTCACCGACGGCGCCAAGGTGCAGGTGCGCGGCGCGGTCGTGCAGCGTTCGGGCGACGGCGCGACCGCGGCGTCCGATGCGACCGCCCGCGGCGGCGTGAGCGGCGCGTCCGACGCGACCGCGCACGGCAGCGACACCCGTCCCGAGACCCGCTCGTGA
- a CDS encoding TetR/AcrR family transcriptional regulator, whose translation MAGRQKSDEKRDEILAAAEKEFARRDFHEVLMDDVAARAGVGKGTLYRYFPTKEELFLATVLRGLDESHAQFLRVFEQDAPLEQILETAVARMLSYFSGRAPLLTLLQRYEGRLSPADANAWRQRRLEALAAICGVLERAEREGGIRRVDTELAADMLLGMVRTAIQYPRKGMSLEQMAHEIVSLFLNGVRQAAAPARASTLRAVRRARA comes from the coding sequence ATGGCAGGCAGACAGAAGAGCGACGAGAAGCGCGACGAGATTCTCGCCGCCGCCGAGAAGGAGTTCGCGCGCCGCGACTTTCACGAGGTCCTGATGGACGACGTCGCGGCGCGTGCGGGGGTCGGCAAGGGCACGCTCTACCGCTACTTCCCGACCAAGGAGGAGCTCTTCCTCGCCACCGTCCTGCGCGGGCTCGACGAGTCGCACGCGCAGTTCCTGCGCGTCTTCGAGCAGGACGCGCCGCTCGAGCAGATCCTCGAGACCGCGGTGGCGCGCATGCTGTCGTACTTCTCGGGACGCGCGCCGCTGCTGACGCTGCTGCAGCGCTACGAAGGACGGCTGTCGCCGGCCGACGCGAACGCCTGGCGTCAGCGTCGTCTCGAGGCGCTCGCCGCGATCTGCGGCGTGCTCGAGCGCGCCGAGCGTGAGGGCGGCATCCGGCGCGTCGACACCGAGCTCGCGGCCGACATGCTGCTCGGCATGGTGCGCACCGCGATCCAGTACCCCCGTAAAGGCATGTCCCTCGAGCAGATGGCACACGAGATCGTTTCGCTGTTCCTGAACGGCGTGCGTCAGGCCGCGGCGCCGGCGCGCGCGAGCACGCTGCGCGCGGTGCGGAGGGCGCGCGCGTGA
- a CDS encoding enoyl-CoA hydratase/isomerase family protein yields the protein MHIHVSDHEGGVRLLRINRPPANAINVELLQELHDVVSAAEADESVRAVVVTGAGRFFSAGLDIKEMAQKGVGELARLGGGKDGIYKLWRLPKPTIAMVDGHALAGGAILMLACDFRIASRGAFKIGVTETALGLPLPNGAFQIARYAIPSKYARRVLLEADSFDPMGALEVGLVDHLTSQEELEARSFAMARKLGAYPTAAYAFQKYLLQAEANQAVHSPVDPGNEAFRKELMDSFEKLAAARKGG from the coding sequence ATGCACATCCACGTCTCCGACCACGAAGGCGGCGTCCGGCTGCTGCGCATCAACCGGCCGCCGGCGAATGCGATCAACGTCGAGCTGCTGCAGGAGCTGCACGACGTGGTGAGCGCTGCGGAAGCCGACGAATCGGTGCGCGCAGTGGTGGTGACGGGAGCGGGACGCTTCTTCTCCGCCGGGCTCGACATCAAGGAGATGGCGCAGAAGGGCGTCGGCGAGCTGGCGCGGCTCGGCGGCGGCAAGGACGGCATCTACAAGCTCTGGCGTCTTCCCAAGCCGACGATCGCGATGGTCGACGGCCACGCGCTCGCCGGCGGCGCGATCCTGATGCTCGCCTGCGACTTCCGCATCGCGTCGCGCGGCGCGTTCAAGATCGGCGTCACCGAGACCGCGCTCGGTCTGCCGCTGCCGAACGGCGCCTTCCAGATCGCGCGCTACGCGATCCCGTCGAAGTACGCGCGCCGCGTCCTGCTCGAGGCCGACTCGTTCGACCCGATGGGCGCGCTCGAGGTCGGGCTGGTCGACCACCTGACGTCGCAGGAGGAGCTCGAGGCGCGGTCGTTCGCCATGGCGCGCAAGCTCGGCGCGTATCCGACGGCGGCCTACGCGTTCCAGAAGTACCTGCTGCAGGCGGAGGCGAACCAGGCCGTGCACTCGCCGGTCGACCCGGGCAACGAGGCGTTCCGCAAGGAGCTCATGGACTCCTTCGAGAAGCTCGCCGCCGCGAGGAAGGGCGGCTGA
- a CDS encoding Gfo/Idh/MocA family oxidoreductase, with amino-acid sequence MAEVRRAALPVGLIGLGKHGVRYLAHLRSEVPELRLVAISRKDAARGAAQAAELGVAFHADPVELVADPAVRAVIAVVPPVEHARIVAAAAREGKPLLIEKPFAVSVRDAIAQRAALAERGVPCMVAHTLRFSPVVRELRARLELIGRPSQMVLGQSFEPTRLGWLDDPAESGGGNILHTGVHMFDLLRHVTGGEVESVSCAIERVTTKKTEDSFAASMTVALADGGPKLLATVAGSRATHSRYGELRILGERGQLFADHVHGRVVLIEDRRETELARLADEPTVLAVLREFVAVATAGATPSITPDDGLAAVAIAEACYRSAESGRRVAVWPREDVP; translated from the coding sequence GTGGCGGAGGTGCGACGGGCGGCGCTGCCGGTCGGGCTGATCGGGCTCGGCAAGCACGGCGTGCGTTACTTGGCGCACCTGCGCAGCGAGGTGCCCGAGCTGCGCCTGGTCGCCATCTCGCGCAAGGACGCGGCGCGCGGTGCCGCGCAGGCGGCGGAGCTCGGCGTCGCGTTCCACGCCGACCCCGTGGAGCTCGTCGCCGATCCGGCGGTGCGCGCGGTGATCGCGGTCGTGCCGCCCGTCGAGCACGCGCGGATCGTCGCGGCGGCGGCGCGCGAGGGAAAGCCGCTGCTGATCGAGAAGCCGTTCGCGGTGTCGGTGCGCGACGCCATCGCGCAGCGCGCCGCGCTCGCGGAGCGCGGCGTGCCGTGCATGGTCGCGCACACGCTGCGCTTCTCGCCGGTCGTGCGCGAGCTGCGCGCGCGTCTCGAGCTCATCGGACGTCCGAGCCAGATGGTGCTCGGCCAGAGCTTCGAGCCGACGCGGCTCGGCTGGCTCGACGACCCGGCGGAGTCGGGCGGCGGCAACATCCTGCACACCGGCGTGCACATGTTCGACCTCTTGCGGCACGTCACGGGCGGCGAGGTGGAGAGCGTGTCGTGCGCGATCGAGCGGGTCACGACGAAGAAGACCGAGGACAGCTTCGCCGCCAGCATGACGGTGGCGCTCGCGGACGGCGGACCGAAGCTGCTCGCGACGGTCGCCGGCTCGCGCGCGACGCACAGCCGCTACGGCGAGCTGCGCATCCTCGGCGAGCGCGGACAGCTCTTCGCCGACCACGTCCACGGACGCGTCGTGCTGATCGAGGACCGTCGCGAGACCGAGCTCGCGCGCCTCGCCGACGAGCCGACGGTGCTCGCGGTGCTGCGCGAGTTCGTCGCGGTCGCGACCGCTGGCGCGACGCCGTCGATCACGCCCGACGACGGGCTCGCGGCGGTCGCGATCGCCGAGGCGTGCTACCGCTCGGCGGAGAGCGGACGGCGCGTCGCCGTGTGGCCGCGCGAGGACGTTCCATGA
- a CDS encoding YciI family protein — MPLFVIIGHDGPDALAKRPEVRPRHLDHLRPHDAAGRIVIAGPLLQDDGKTPCGSMIVLEAASLEEARAIAARDPYVVEGVFARHEVRPFLQVFPERSGA, encoded by the coding sequence ATGCCCTTGTTCGTCATCATCGGTCACGACGGTCCGGACGCGCTCGCGAAGCGTCCCGAGGTGCGCCCGCGCCACCTCGACCACCTGCGCCCGCACGACGCGGCAGGCCGCATCGTCATCGCGGGACCGCTGCTCCAGGACGACGGCAAGACGCCGTGCGGCAGCATGATCGTCCTCGAGGCGGCGTCGCTCGAGGAGGCGCGCGCGATCGCGGCGCGCGACCCCTACGTCGTCGAGGGGGTGTTCGCGCGCCACGAGGTGCGGCCCTTCCTGCAGGTCTTCCCCGAGCGGTCGGGCGCGTGA
- a CDS encoding beta-N-acetylglucosaminidase domain-containing protein, translating into MSTSTVRAALLLCTALLIAACSDRDVAPSDSPFAVRGVIEGFYGAPYDFVDRAHVIRFIGARGMNAYVYAPKNDPLHRDRWREPYPPEQLAELGELARIGAESGVRFYFAIAPGITYDADDPRDWDLLASKLTSMHQQGVTGFALLFDDLLDPASTALDPELQASLTARVAELVAGFGDSDLWFIGHVYAGLGADLAANRGFLPMLSPLPPQVYYDAYARLVPPTLPIMWTGPGVFSTRLTREDTDGFRSFAHGREVVIWDNVPVNDALPRELFLGPYLGRAADLAEAARGIVLNLMGQARAGLVTVATAARYMADPAGYDAEAAWREALRDVGGDAADALQLFAEQHRGHPVLDGADEAIELGARIAAAFGSAEDDGALAELRAYLEALRGNEAELMAGLDDERLRSEIAPWSAKLTKLADAALTGLDALAGLASAESYAAKRDAARAETQAVAETVSSDGLATLSGGHVNPPVDRFAELFAAIDARLGAR; encoded by the coding sequence GTGTCGACCTCCACCGTGCGGGCCGCGCTGCTCCTCTGCACCGCCCTGCTCATCGCGGCGTGCAGCGACCGCGACGTCGCGCCGAGCGACTCGCCGTTCGCCGTGCGCGGCGTGATCGAAGGCTTCTACGGCGCGCCCTACGACTTCGTCGACCGCGCGCACGTCATCCGCTTCATCGGCGCGCGCGGCATGAACGCCTACGTCTACGCGCCGAAGAACGATCCGCTGCACCGCGACCGCTGGCGCGAGCCGTACCCGCCCGAGCAGCTCGCGGAGCTCGGCGAGCTCGCGCGCATCGGCGCCGAGTCCGGCGTGCGCTTCTACTTCGCGATCGCGCCCGGCATCACCTACGACGCCGACGACCCGCGCGACTGGGATCTCCTCGCGAGCAAGCTGACCAGCATGCACCAGCAGGGCGTGACCGGCTTCGCGCTGCTGTTCGACGACCTGCTCGACCCCGCCTCGACGGCGCTCGACCCCGAGCTGCAGGCGAGCTTGACGGCGCGCGTCGCCGAGCTGGTGGCGGGCTTCGGCGACTCCGACCTGTGGTTCATCGGGCACGTCTACGCGGGGCTCGGAGCCGACCTCGCGGCGAACCGCGGCTTCCTGCCGATGCTGTCGCCGCTGCCGCCGCAGGTCTACTACGACGCGTACGCGCGCCTCGTGCCGCCGACGCTGCCGATCATGTGGACCGGCCCCGGCGTGTTCTCGACGCGCCTCACGCGCGAGGACACCGACGGCTTCCGCAGCTTCGCGCACGGCCGCGAGGTGGTGATCTGGGACAACGTCCCGGTGAACGATGCGCTGCCGCGCGAGCTCTTCCTCGGCCCCTACCTCGGCCGCGCCGCGGACCTGGCCGAGGCTGCGCGCGGCATCGTCCTGAACCTGATGGGCCAGGCGCGCGCGGGGCTGGTGACGGTCGCGACCGCGGCCCGCTACATGGCGGACCCGGCGGGCTACGACGCCGAAGCGGCCTGGCGCGAGGCGCTGCGCGACGTCGGCGGCGATGCGGCCGACGCCTTGCAGCTGTTCGCCGAGCAGCACCGCGGCCACCCGGTGCTCGACGGCGCCGACGAGGCGATCGAGCTCGGTGCGCGCATCGCGGCCGCGTTCGGCTCAGCCGAAGACGACGGCGCGCTCGCCGAGCTGCGCGCGTACCTCGAAGCGCTGCGCGGCAACGAGGCCGAGCTCATGGCCGGTCTCGACGACGAGCGTCTGCGCAGCGAGATCGCGCCGTGGTCAGCGAAGCTCACCAAGCTCGCCGACGCAGCGCTGACCGGGCTCGACGCGCTCGCGGGTCTCGCGTCGGCCGAGTCGTATGCGGCGAAGCGCGACGCCGCGCGCGCCGAGACGCAGGCCGTCGCCGAAACGGTGTCGAGCGACGGGCTCGCGACGCTCTCCGGCGGCCACGTCAACCCGCCGGTCGACCGCTTCGCCGAGCTGTTCGCGGCGATCGACGCGCGCCTCGGGGCGCGCTGA
- the arfB gene encoding alternative ribosome rescue aminoacyl-tRNA hydrolase ArfB: MPERRLRVPARELTIRFVRSSGAGGQNVNKVNTKAVLRWPVATSRALPEDVRQRFLERWASRITSDGEIVLTSDRHRDQGRNVADCIGKLDAMLDAVATPPRPRKKTRPSRSAVERRLQEKRAQSEKKRRRATLTD; this comes from the coding sequence ATGCCTGAGCGGCGGCTGCGCGTCCCGGCACGCGAGCTCACGATCCGCTTCGTCCGCAGCTCGGGCGCGGGCGGCCAGAACGTCAACAAGGTCAACACGAAGGCCGTGCTGCGCTGGCCGGTCGCGACGTCGCGCGCGCTGCCCGAGGACGTCCGCCAGCGCTTTCTCGAGCGCTGGGCGAGCCGCATCACGAGCGACGGCGAGATCGTGCTGACCAGCGACCGCCATCGCGACCAGGGACGCAACGTCGCCGACTGCATCGGCAAGCTCGACGCGATGCTCGACGCGGTGGCGACCCCGCCGCGGCCGCGCAAGAAGACGCGCCCGTCGCGCAGCGCGGTCGAGCGTCGGCTGCAGGAGAAGCGCGCGCAGTCGGAGAAGAAGCGCCGGCGCGCGACGCTCACCGACTGA
- a CDS encoding metallophosphoesterase, producing MRKLLVVATFFLVILSAWVGGHVYIARRLILDTGLSGFAAGGALLLLGFLCALVVPQWLAERFLPPRLSRMVSWPTFVWMGIAYFTVLALAASDAVLAIAGAPALAGAAAPAPNGAATTRAVVVALAALAASGVALVGALRRPRDTRVEIELERWPRELDGFRIVQISDVHIGPMRDRRFAREITERVNALEPDLIAVTGDLVDGPVAHLADEVAPFAELRAKHGVFFVTGNHDYYSGADPWLEHVRKLGMRPLRNERVEIRANGAAFDLAGVDDHRGYLFGPGHGEDVPKALAGRNPSRPVVLLAHDPSTFRSASQHDVDLQISGHTHGGQLWPFGYVVRLVVKYVAGEYQRGRSRLFVSRGTGFWGPPMRLGAPPEVVEIVLRSPQRSPLGARADA from the coding sequence ATGCGCAAGCTCCTCGTCGTCGCGACGTTCTTCCTCGTGATTCTGTCGGCCTGGGTCGGCGGACACGTCTACATCGCGCGTCGCCTGATCCTCGACACGGGGCTGAGCGGATTCGCCGCCGGCGGCGCCCTCCTCCTGCTCGGCTTTCTCTGCGCGCTGGTCGTGCCGCAGTGGCTCGCCGAGCGCTTCCTGCCGCCGCGTCTCAGCCGCATGGTTTCGTGGCCGACGTTCGTGTGGATGGGCATCGCCTACTTCACGGTGCTGGCCCTCGCGGCCTCCGACGCCGTGCTCGCGATCGCGGGCGCGCCGGCGCTCGCGGGCGCGGCCGCGCCAGCCCCGAACGGCGCCGCCACCACGCGCGCCGTCGTGGTCGCGCTCGCCGCGCTCGCGGCGAGCGGCGTGGCGCTCGTCGGGGCGCTGCGGCGTCCGCGCGACACGCGGGTCGAGATCGAGCTCGAGCGCTGGCCGCGCGAGCTCGACGGCTTCCGCATCGTGCAGATCAGCGACGTGCACATCGGCCCGATGCGCGACCGGCGGTTTGCGCGCGAGATCACCGAGCGCGTGAACGCGCTCGAGCCCGACCTGATCGCGGTCACCGGCGACCTGGTCGACGGTCCGGTGGCGCACCTCGCCGACGAGGTCGCGCCGTTCGCCGAGCTACGCGCGAAGCACGGCGTCTTCTTCGTCACCGGCAACCACGACTACTACTCCGGCGCCGATCCGTGGCTCGAGCACGTGCGCAAGCTCGGCATGCGGCCGCTGCGCAACGAGCGCGTCGAGATCCGGGCGAACGGCGCGGCGTTCGATCTCGCCGGCGTCGACGACCACCGCGGCTACCTGTTCGGGCCCGGCCACGGCGAGGACGTCCCGAAGGCGCTCGCCGGACGCAATCCGTCGCGCCCGGTCGTGCTGCTCGCGCACGACCCGAGCACGTTCAGGAGCGCGTCGCAGCACGACGTCGACCTGCAGATCTCCGGACACACGCACGGCGGGCAGCTCTGGCCGTTCGGCTACGTCGTGCGGCTGGTCGTCAAGTACGTCGCGGGCGAGTACCAGCGCGGACGCTCGCGGCTCTTCGTCAGCCGCGGCACGGGCTTCTGGGGGCCGCCGATGCGTCTCGGAGCGCCGCCCGAGGTCGTGGAGATCGTGCTGCGCTCGCCGCAGCGCTCGCCCCTCGGCGCGCGCGCCGATGCCTGA
- a CDS encoding helix-turn-helix domain-containing protein, with protein sequence MILRNRLNRFLHDRGLAEGEVALVARLDQGHLNRIKNGRVKPTLVTALRIAHALGASVNQLFYLEGLDDDDTVTPARPLTAGASRAERRIGPGPERALPPAAERARSSVAAGSRR encoded by the coding sequence ATGATCCTGCGCAACCGCTTGAACCGCTTCCTGCACGATCGGGGGCTCGCCGAGGGCGAGGTCGCGTTGGTGGCCCGCCTCGACCAGGGCCATCTGAACCGCATCAAGAACGGTCGCGTGAAGCCGACGCTGGTGACGGCGCTGCGCATCGCGCACGCGCTCGGAGCATCGGTCAACCAGCTCTTCTACCTCGAGGGCCTCGACGACGACGACACCGTGACCCCGGCGCGTCCGCTGACGGCCGGCGCGTCGCGGGCCGAGCGCCGCATCGGGCCGGGTCCGGAGCGGGCGCTGCCGCCCGCCGCCGAGCGCGCGCGGAGCAGCGTGGCCGCCGGCTCGCGACGCTGA